DNA sequence from the Oceanispirochaeta sp. M1 genome:
GTGGCACCGCCCATGGCATTCGCTGCCAGAGCAATAAATCCACGGCCGGCTGTCATATTCTGACTGAACCAGGAAACATACCCCATAGACATGTAGGCTCCACCGAAACCGGCCAGGAGGCCGCTCAGAGTCAGAGCAATATACTGGGTCTTAATAACGCTGATACCAACAGAATCTGCGGCTTCAGGATTTTCACCCACCGCCCGGATCTGCAGACCCAGAGGGGTTTTATAGAGAAAATACTGTAGCGCAACAACAGCCAGGATAGCCACATAGGTCAGAACATTATGTCCCGACAGAATGGAACCCAGAATGGGTATATCCTGAATCAATGGAAGGTTAAGCTTAGGCAGAACCATACTCGCTAATGAGGAGGAGATTCCCTTGTCACCGGCTACCAGAAACATGATAAAGACAGTTCCGCCCATGGCCATCAAGTTGATGGCGATGGCAGACAGGATCACATCCGTTTTCAGGTTAAGGGCAAAATACGCCAGAACCATGCCCACTAATGCTCCCACAAAAACGGCACACAACAGACCCACAAGAGCGCTCTGAGTAAGGGCGCTGAAAATAACTCCCGTCAGTGCGGCAAACAGCATGATACCTTCAAGAGCGATGTTGATCACACCTGCTTTATCGGATATCAAAGCGCCCATGGCTGCAAAAAGAATCGGAGTTGCAACCCTTAAAACGGCGTATCCGAATTCCACAGAAAAGATAATATCAAAAAATCCCTGCATATAAAAATCCTTTATTCCGCCACTGCGCTGCTCTTCCGGGCAGCCTTGAAGACGATTTTATGTCTGTATGTGGCAAGGAAACTATCCGCCGCAATCAAAACGATCATGACACCCTGTATAATTGCCACAACTTCACTCTGTACATCGCTGGTCCGGGCCATCAGGTCCGCACCAATCCGCAGATAGGCCAGGAAGAAGGCTGCTACAGGAACCAGGGCAGGTTTGTTCCGGGCCAGAATGGCTACAATAACACCGTCCCAGCCGTATCCGGGCAGGAGCTGCCAGGAAAACCGGCGGTACATACCCAGGACTTCAATGGAACCGCCCATACCGGCAATCATTCCTCCCAGTACCTGAGACGAAATAATGACTGAGGTCGTTTGGATTCCTGAATACCGGGCGAAGCTGGAATTCAGACCGGTTAGTCTGGTCCGATAGCCCCAGCGGGTCCGGGACATATAAAAATAACAGATTACAATCATGACAATGGCCACAATCAGACCGAAGTGGATTCTGGTTTTAGGGATGATCTTGATCAACTTGGCGGAGGGGGCAAATTTATAGGATACCATGGCTCCCGCATTAACATCCCTGAGGAAATAGTTGATCAGATAGAGTCCCAGAAAAAACGCCATGTAATTGAACATTAGAGAAGAAACGAGCTCCGATGCACCCCATTTTGTTTTTAAAAAGGCAGGTATCCCGCAGAATACCGCACCGGTTAAACCACCTGCCAATATGGCAAAAATTGGATGAATCACAAGAGGGAGTGTCCAGTTACAAGCAATAAACGAGGCAGCCACACCTCCCATGAAAAAAGCTCCTTCGGCTCCGAGATTGAACTGGGCAGCTGAAAACATAATGCTTATAGCCAAACCCGTAAAAATCAGAGGAATCATCATCTCAATGACATTACCGAAGTGGCGCACACTGGTTATGGGTCCGAACAGGAATTTACTCAAGGCCTGTCCCGGCTCATCACTGACCAGAAGGATTGTGATCAAAGCAACTGTCAGGGCAATAAGGATTGCCAGGAAGGTTCTGATAAATTCAAATATAGTTTTCTGATTACGCATACACAACTCCTGCAATCTCTTCAGGGGTCTGTTTCTTGACTCCCAGCATATATAATCCGAGTTCCTCTTCGGATATGGTGGAGGCATCCTTAATAAACGCCGTAATCTGCCCGCCATACATAACAATCAGGCTGTCCGACAGTTCCATGACTTCATTCAGATCTGCTGATATAAGCAGGACGGCACTGTTGTCATCCCGCAATTCCACCAGCCGCTTCCTGATAAACTCTGTGGCACCCACATCGATACCCCTTGTGGGCTGGTCGGCTATTATCAGTTCCGGGCTTGAAGAAAATTCCCGGGCGACGACAACTTTCTGGATATTTCCACCCGACAGCATTTTGACATCCTGCAATGGGGTATCACATTTAATCTTGTACTCTTTGACAAGTTTTTCACCATTTTCTTTGATGGCAGCCGCACGAGTCAGAATTTTTCCTGTGAATTCCGGTGAATCATGTTTATCAGACATCAGATTCTGTTCAATGCTCAGTGACTCTGCCACACCGTAGGTCATGCGGTCTTCGGGAATATGACAGGTTTTCAGGTTCCGGATATCTTTGATACTCAGATTCTTGATACTCTGCCCGTTTATTTCTATATCACCGTAAATAAACTTTTTAAGCCCCGTGATGGCTTCAACCAGTTCTCCCTGGCCGTTCCCTTCCACACCGGCGATTCCCAGGATCTCTCCTTTTCGGAGATCAAAAGATATATTGTTAACAGCAGGTTTACCAAAATCGTTTACGATTGTCAGGTCTTTCACCTGAAGGAATTTGTTCTTGGGTACCGCTTTTTCTTTTTCGACAGTCAGAATAACATCCCGTCCTACCATCAGCCGGGAAATGTCCGCTTCGGAAACATCCGCCGTATTAAAGACACCCTGATGAGTTCCATTCCGCATAATTGTCAGGCGGTCACACAGCTCTTTCACCTCATGCAGTTTGTGGGAAATAAAAATTATGGTATTCCCTTTATCCTTTAAAAGGTGGAGTTCCTCAAATAATTCTCTTGTTTCCTGAGGAGTTAATACCGCAGTGGGTTCATCCAGAATCAGGATTTCCGCCCCTCTGTGCAGGGCTTTTAAAATTTCAACTTTCTGCTTGATACCTACAGGCAGATCCATCACTTTGGATTTGGGATCCACATCCAGGTTATATTTTCGGGCCAGTTCTTCTGTCACTTTCACCGCTTTATTCATATCTACTGAGAGACCTTTTTTAGGTTCGACTCCCAGAATCATATTTTCAGCCACAGTCAGAGACGGTACCAGCATAAAGTGCTGATGCACCATTCCGATGCCCTGCTCAATAGCAGAATTAGGTGATGTGATTTGTATAGCCTCTCCATTCAGAGAGATTGTCCCTTCTTCGGCTTTTTCCAGTCCGAATAGGATTTTCATCAATGTTGACTTTCCGGCACCATTTTCACCCACCAGCGCATGGATTTCTCCCTTTCTGATGGAAAAGTCTACACTGTTATTGGCGACGATACCGTTGGGATAGACCTTTACAATCTTATCCATTCTCAGTAAATCTTCCTGCATAAAGAACTCCCGATTCATTCTCTTCCTGAAATTTAAAGAGCAGGGATATCCTTTCGGATACCCCTGCTCCTATTACATGCAACTATCAGGGTTTTACAGCATTTCTCAGGCTGTTCATATCTTCTGTAGTCATACCGAAAGCACTGCCGACAACAATATCTCCGCTGACTATTTTCTTCTCAATCTCCGCTAATTCAGATCGAATATCTGCGGGGACAACTCTTTCATAGATGTCATTTTCCGCAAGACCGACACAGTCTTCAGAAAATCCGAGGACTTCCATCTCTCCATAGGGAACCTTACCTTCCATATGAAGATCAATAGCTCTCATAAGGGAGTTATCTACTCTTTTAAGTACTGAAGTGGTGATCAGTTCTGCCTTGGCAGCATCAGAATCTACAAAAATGGCAGCCTGATCAGAATCTACACCGATAGCGTAGCGATTGACGTCCTTGGCAGCATCCAGCTGACCGAGACCGGCCTGTCCGGCAACATTGTATCCGATGTCGACACCCAGGTTGTACTGAGCCAGAGCCATTTCTTTACCTTTAGCGGAATCACTGAAAGATCCGATATAGGAGATGGCCACTTTGGTGGCGGCATCAACATACTGAGCACCTTCGATGTAACCGATAAGGAAGTCATTGATTACAGGAATATCCATTCCACCCAGGAATCCGACCATTTTCTCATCGTTGGACAGGGCTTGACCGGAAGTCATTCTGGCAGCCAGAGCGCCTGCTATAAAGGAAGCTTCATTCTGTTTGTATCCGATGGAGTAAACATTACCCAGGTTGCCCAGGGAGTAATCTACGCCGGAATCGAAAATAACATAGCGTTTTTCGGGATAATCGGGGGCGATATCCTGGAGCATTTCGACCATCTGCCAGGTACCACATATAACGATATCCCAGTCTTCTTCGGAAACATCCTGAAGAGTCGGCTCCCATTTCGTCTGGTCATAAGTCATTTCAATTGTTTTAACTGAAACCTTGTCGCCGTATTTTTTGGCGATCATTTTCATACCGTTATCAGCGGAATCAAAGAAGGACTTATCCCCCAGTACTCCGTTTAGAATAAGAACCACTTTCAAAGGTTCAGCTTCAACTGCTTTTTCTTCGGCAGCGGCAGCTGCGGGTGCTTCCTTTTTACTGCAGCCGACCAGTCCCAGAGACAGGATCAGAAGAACTGTCATAAGAATAGAAAGAGTCTTTTTCATATTTTCTCCTTTAAGATTTGAAGTTGTGTAAAAATAATCATAGCATGGCCCCTAAAATGCGTCAAAAATATTTTGAAAATTTCATTCTTATTCTGAAATTTTCTGAAATTTCTTTACTCCGTTTCAGAACGGTATTACAATAAAAACCCTATATCTTACAAACCTGACAAAGGAGAACTTAGAAATGAGCAGCAAAATTCCAAATGGAAAATCTCCCACATTACAGGATATTGCTGCTGTCACAGGAGTGTCTCCATCCACTATTTCCAGAGTTCTGAACAACTCAGAAAATGTCAAACAGGGGATTCGGGATAAGGTAATACAGGCTGCCGGCGAGCTGGGATATCAGAAGGTTCAGAAACAGAATACCGAAGCACCCGAAAATAATGTGATTGGTCTCATCATTCCTGATATAATGAATCCTTTTTTCCCCGCTCTTATAAAAGGAATTCAGAACACAGCCCATTTTCAGGATTATAATATCATCCTGTGTGACTCAGAAAATGATACATCCGTGGCTGAAGCACAACTACGCCAACTGATGATCAGTCATATAAGAGGTCTCATTTATATCCCATCATCAGAAGATTCTGGATTAGGAGAAAAACTGGTAAAACTCCCAATTCCTGTGGTGTTCCTGGATCGTAAAATCAACTCTGACATCATCAATTATGTGGGCTCTGAAAATTCAGAAGGCGCTTATAATGCCACCCGATACTTACTCAGCCTGGGACACCGGGATATTCTTTATCTGGCAGGTGAGGGAGTCCTCAGTACTGAAAAAGAGCGGTATGCCGGCTTTAAACGGGCTATGGATGAAGAAAATATAAATATTGATGAAGACTATATCCTGTCCTGCGGATATTCATATGAGATCGCCTTTAAAAAGGTTAATTCCTGGCTGGATAAGAGTAGAAAGGTAACAGCAATATTCGCTTCAGACGACCTGATGGCCTACGGTGTTCTCAAGGCTCTCAAACAAAAGAAATTAAGATGTCCAGAAGATATTTCGGTAATGGGATACGATGACCTCCCGTTCTCTGACCTCCTCTCTCTGACGACGGTTTCCCAACCAGCATATCAGATGGGCCAGAATGCTGTTCTCCTCCTTCTGGATTTAATCAACAAACGAAAGGCTGCCCCTCAGGAGATTATCCTTCCCAACTCCATGATTATCCGTAACACCTGTGGAAAGTACTAAGACTTCCCAATTACAGGACTCAGGAAACAAAGAGATCCAGAAAAGTCTGATTTTTCGTATCAACAAGGCCTTTATCGGTGATCTTAAGATCCGGAATAACAGGTAAGGATGTTGTTGCCAGCCGCATCACAGGATTATCCGCTTCAAGCCCCGCCATTGCGAGAATACGATTCATCCTTTCCACCTGAGGTGTCAGCTCTTCTGCCGGAGAACAGGACATCAGTCCCGCTATAGGTAACTCGAGAGATTCCACTCTATCACCGCACACATAGACAATTCCTCCCCCAATCCGCCGGATCTCTTCAATTGCTCTAAGCGCATCAGCCTGATTTGTATAAACCAAAGCCAGATTGTGAGAATCATGGCAGACTGTGCCAGCCAAAGCACCCTCTTTCAGATGGAAATTTCTAATCAGCCCTGTCGAGAAATCCTTATTTCCTCTATGCCGGTTAAAGATAGCAATATAGTTCAAATCCTTATTGTTCCTCAGGGAGAGAAATCCATGTTCAACAGGAATTGACTCGATGCTCTCTTCTGTCAGGGATGTCTTAAGATTAAGATGTTTGATAACACGGACCTTCACCTCTCCTTCCTGCACAGGGGCCCGAATACATAGAAAGTCTTCAGAAAACCCTTCCAGAAAAACAGTATTCTCTTTCTCTATATCAGAACTGAGAAGATGTACTTCTCCGGTAAGCGATCCATTCTCGGCTACCAGCTGACCCTCAAAGAACACTTTTTGAACCCTGAGATCTTCAAGATTATCAATCAGATTTATATTGGCAATGTAACCTGGTGCCAGAGCACCCAGGGTTCTTAGACCATAGAGACCGGCCGTATTGATTGTAGCAGCTTTAAGAGCTTCAATGGGAGCCATCCCTGCATCAACCGCAATCCTGATGCAATCATCAATATGCCCTTTGGCCCGGATTTCCTCCGGTTCCCTGTCATCGGTGCATAGAGTAAAGTTCCGAAGAGGTCCCAAGGGTCCCAGGGCCTCAACAATGCTCCGGGTATTTCGTTCAAAAGAGCTGTCTCTGGCATCCACAGTCATACCTGCCCGAATAGCCCGAAGGGCATCTGCCCCCTTCATAAACTCATGATTACTTCGGGGACCGCCACATAGATAAGCAGCAAGTTCCCGTGGACTTTCACTGAAGAAATGGCCCTGAATAAATACATCCCTTTCAAGAGCCAGATCCAGAATATCGCGCATTCTGGAGGAATTATTAATAACACCGTAGTAATCCATCACCTCGGCCACACCGAGGATATCCTCCATATCCAGAAGCTGTTCAATCTCATCACGGCCGAAGACTG
Encoded proteins:
- a CDS encoding ABC transporter permease encodes the protein MQGFFDIIFSVEFGYAVLRVATPILFAAMGALISDKAGVINIALEGIMLFAALTGVIFSALTQSALVGLLCAVFVGALVGMVLAYFALNLKTDVILSAIAINLMAMGGTVFIMFLVAGDKGISSSLASMVLPKLNLPLIQDIPILGSILSGHNVLTYVAILAVVALQYFLYKTPLGLQIRAVGENPEAADSVGISVIKTQYIALTLSGLLAGFGGAYMSMGYVSWFSQNMTAGRGFIALAANAMGGATPIGVFLTSMLFGFFDALSNSLQSLRIPGEFVQMIPYAATVIGLVVYAINKSNKIKRIHSMHNLAGKKESEETV
- a CDS encoding ABC transporter permease, with product MRNQKTIFEFIRTFLAILIALTVALITILLVSDEPGQALSKFLFGPITSVRHFGNVIEMMIPLIFTGLAISIMFSAAQFNLGAEGAFFMGGVAASFIACNWTLPLVIHPIFAILAGGLTGAVFCGIPAFLKTKWGASELVSSLMFNYMAFFLGLYLINYFLRDVNAGAMVSYKFAPSAKLIKIIPKTRIHFGLIVAIVMIVICYFYMSRTRWGYRTRLTGLNSSFARYSGIQTTSVIISSQVLGGMIAGMGGSIEVLGMYRRFSWQLLPGYGWDGVIVAILARNKPALVPVAAFFLAYLRIGADLMARTSDVQSEVVAIIQGVMIVLIAADSFLATYRHKIVFKAARKSSAVAE
- a CDS encoding ABC transporter ATP-binding protein; its protein translation is MQEDLLRMDKIVKVYPNGIVANNSVDFSIRKGEIHALVGENGAGKSTLMKILFGLEKAEEGTISLNGEAIQITSPNSAIEQGIGMVHQHFMLVPSLTVAENMILGVEPKKGLSVDMNKAVKVTEELARKYNLDVDPKSKVMDLPVGIKQKVEILKALHRGAEILILDEPTAVLTPQETRELFEELHLLKDKGNTIIFISHKLHEVKELCDRLTIMRNGTHQGVFNTADVSEADISRLMVGRDVILTVEKEKAVPKNKFLQVKDLTIVNDFGKPAVNNISFDLRKGEILGIAGVEGNGQGELVEAITGLKKFIYGDIEINGQSIKNLSIKDIRNLKTCHIPEDRMTYGVAESLSIEQNLMSDKHDSPEFTGKILTRAAAIKENGEKLVKEYKIKCDTPLQDVKMLSGGNIQKVVVAREFSSSPELIIADQPTRGIDVGATEFIRKRLVELRDDNSAVLLISADLNEVMELSDSLIVMYGGQITAFIKDASTISEEELGLYMLGVKKQTPEEIAGVVYA
- a CDS encoding BMP family ABC transporter substrate-binding protein, with protein sequence MKKTLSILMTVLLILSLGLVGCSKKEAPAAAAAEEKAVEAEPLKVVLILNGVLGDKSFFDSADNGMKMIAKKYGDKVSVKTIEMTYDQTKWEPTLQDVSEEDWDIVICGTWQMVEMLQDIAPDYPEKRYVIFDSGVDYSLGNLGNVYSIGYKQNEASFIAGALAARMTSGQALSNDEKMVGFLGGMDIPVINDFLIGYIEGAQYVDAATKVAISYIGSFSDSAKGKEMALAQYNLGVDIGYNVAGQAGLGQLDAAKDVNRYAIGVDSDQAAIFVDSDAAKAELITTSVLKRVDNSLMRAIDLHMEGKVPYGEMEVLGFSEDCVGLAENDIYERVVPADIRSELAEIEKKIVSGDIVVGSAFGMTTEDMNSLRNAVKP
- a CDS encoding LacI family DNA-binding transcriptional regulator, coding for MSSKIPNGKSPTLQDIAAVTGVSPSTISRVLNNSENVKQGIRDKVIQAAGELGYQKVQKQNTEAPENNVIGLIIPDIMNPFFPALIKGIQNTAHFQDYNIILCDSENDTSVAEAQLRQLMISHIRGLIYIPSSEDSGLGEKLVKLPIPVVFLDRKINSDIINYVGSENSEGAYNATRYLLSLGHRDILYLAGEGVLSTEKERYAGFKRAMDEENINIDEDYILSCGYSYEIAFKKVNSWLDKSRKVTAIFASDDLMAYGVLKALKQKKLRCPEDISVMGYDDLPFSDLLSLTTVSQPAYQMGQNAVLLLLDLINKRKAAPQEIILPNSMIIRNTCGKY
- the ade gene encoding adenine deaminase, with product MKKLTPLQRRDLVDAAMGRRPFDLLIRNINLVNIFSGEIYPAEIGICHGYIAYIHGGDPDQLPDSPLPDNQGIHIIDGEGLYAVPGYIDSHMHIESSMLTPGNFARVVVPRGTTAIVTDPHEIANVMGIRGVKYMMEAAQGLPMYQFALAPSCVPAAPGLESSGAVFGRDEIEQLLDMEDILGVAEVMDYYGVINNSSRMRDILDLALERDVFIQGHFFSESPRELAAYLCGGPRSNHEFMKGADALRAIRAGMTVDARDSSFERNTRSIVEALGPLGPLRNFTLCTDDREPEEIRAKGHIDDCIRIAVDAGMAPIEALKAATINTAGLYGLRTLGALAPGYIANINLIDNLEDLRVQKVFFEGQLVAENGSLTGEVHLLSSDIEKENTVFLEGFSEDFLCIRAPVQEGEVKVRVIKHLNLKTSLTEESIESIPVEHGFLSLRNNKDLNYIAIFNRHRGNKDFSTGLIRNFHLKEGALAGTVCHDSHNLALVYTNQADALRAIEEIRRIGGGIVYVCGDRVESLELPIAGLMSCSPAEELTPQVERMNRILAMAGLEADNPVMRLATTSLPVIPDLKITDKGLVDTKNQTFLDLFVS